In Scyliorhinus canicula chromosome 18, sScyCan1.1, whole genome shotgun sequence, a single window of DNA contains:
- the org gene encoding oogenesis-related, which yields MSLQEDIVSSNDGDKDSKEKCSATFIGRISQLGPLKYLFSMIQRLSTWTTFSVRVEEVKPTDSKECAGRRWVIGKKRLSRLARFVFAIIPDRLQQLFGFLVPSNLGQGEISEELRSSPNKPSGKGMKRKQDDLAEEELCWVESLTCELPDDDDSAEDPTYEPSNYSTDSEEVREEHRECNDTETDLEVEEIGGHRSSGDCLVRLKEAPCHEENLNDAPCIDSKEHTNSTD from the exons ATGTCCTTGCAAGAAGATATAGTTTCTAGTAATGATGGAGACAAGGATTCTAAG GAGAAATGTTCAGCGACTTTCATTGGCAGGATATCTCAACTCGGGCCGTTAAAATACCTG TTCAGCATGATCCAGCGATTGTCAACTTGGACTACTTTCTCTGTGCGAGTGGAAGAAGTAAAACCAACTGACTCGAAGGAGTGTGCAGGGAGACGCTGGGTCATTGGAAAGAAACGACTAAGCAGACTAGCTCGGTTTGTGTTTGCTATAATACCCGACAGACTGCAGCAGTTGTTTGGCTTCCTTGTGCCCAGCAATTTAGGCCAAGGTGAAATTTCAGAAG AACTACGATCGTCACCTAATAAACCAAGTGGCAAAGGAATGAAAAGGAAACAGGATGATCTAGCTGAAGAAGAGCTCTGCTGGGTTGAATCTTTGACCTGTGAACTGCCTGATGATGATGATTCAGCAGAGGATCCCACTTATGAG CCGAGCAACTACAGCACTGATTCTGAGGAAGTCCGTGAGGAACACAGGGAGTGTAATGATACCGAGACAGACCTAGAAGTAGAAGAGATTGGAGGCCATCGTTCCAGTGGAGATTGCTTGGTGAGGTTGAAAGAGGCTCCTTGCCACGAG GAAAATTTAAATGATGCACCTTGCATTGATTCTAAAGAACATACCAATTCAACAG